Proteins encoded by one window of Sorangium aterium:
- a CDS encoding D-glycero-alpha-D-manno-heptose-1,7-bisphosphate 7-phosphatase: MARRGILLDRDGTLIDVVRDPELGVVVTAFHPDQIRVLPGAIEGLRRLAGAGFLLAIATNQPGAAKGQVPWGAIERTNRALVDRLREAGVAIAALAVCPHHPEGGPGGDPALIGPCDCRKPKPGMLTALARDLDLDTAASWMIGDAPSDVAAARAAGMRAGLIMDGRRCELCPLRGEADLPCPDRAAPRLDLLAAEILAEPRG, encoded by the coding sequence GTGGCGAGGCGCGGGATCCTGCTCGACCGCGACGGCACGCTCATCGACGTGGTGCGCGATCCCGAGCTCGGCGTCGTCGTGACGGCGTTTCATCCGGATCAGATCCGCGTCCTCCCCGGCGCGATCGAGGGGCTGCGGCGCCTCGCGGGCGCGGGGTTCCTTCTGGCGATCGCGACCAACCAGCCGGGCGCGGCGAAGGGCCAGGTCCCGTGGGGGGCGATCGAGCGCACGAACCGCGCGCTCGTCGATCGGCTCCGCGAGGCCGGCGTCGCGATCGCGGCGCTCGCGGTGTGCCCGCACCACCCCGAGGGCGGGCCAGGCGGCGATCCGGCGCTCATCGGCCCGTGCGATTGCAGGAAGCCGAAGCCGGGCATGCTCACGGCGCTCGCGCGCGATCTCGATCTCGACACCGCGGCGAGCTGGATGATCGGCGACGCGCCGAGCGACGTGGCGGCCGCGCGCGCGGCGGGCATGCGGGCGGGCCTCATCATGGATGGACGCCGCTGCGAGCTGTGCCCGCTCCGCGGCGAGGCCGATCTCCCCTGCCCCGATCGCGCGGCGCCGCGCCTCGATCTCCTGGCCGCCGAGATCCTCGCCGAGCCGCGCGGCTAG
- a CDS encoding AAA family ATPase, whose product MTPPPDHDGGALDDRGARDDTPATAAELDARLSAARYISDPATSLALWLALRMDRPLLLEGPAGVGKTDLARAAAEALGRGLIRLQCYEGLDEAKALYEWDYAKQMLYTQLLRDAVAKEIVGAASLAAAARAIAGSEASFFSEHFLIARPLLAALRSAAPVVLLIDEVDRADPEFEAFLLEVLSDMQVTIPELGTIRAARPPLVLLTTNATREMTEALRRRCLHAFLDYPPPSREVAILKVALPGIEPRLAAQIVAFVGALRAMDLRKSPAISETIDWARALLLLGKRAVTPEIARDTLGVLLKHQSDRGDAEAKLGALVRAAEHAGAGEPAT is encoded by the coding sequence GTGACGCCTCCTCCGGATCACGACGGCGGCGCGCTCGACGATCGGGGCGCCCGCGACGACACCCCGGCCACCGCGGCCGAGCTCGACGCCCGCCTCTCGGCGGCCCGCTACATCTCCGATCCGGCGACCTCGCTCGCGCTCTGGCTCGCCCTCCGGATGGATCGGCCGCTCCTGCTCGAGGGGCCGGCGGGCGTCGGCAAGACCGATCTCGCCCGCGCGGCCGCCGAGGCGCTCGGCCGAGGGCTCATCCGGCTCCAGTGCTACGAGGGCCTCGACGAGGCGAAGGCGCTCTACGAGTGGGACTACGCGAAGCAGATGCTCTACACGCAGCTGCTGCGCGACGCCGTCGCGAAGGAGATCGTCGGCGCCGCGAGCCTCGCCGCGGCCGCGCGCGCGATCGCGGGGAGCGAGGCCTCGTTCTTCAGCGAGCACTTCCTGATCGCGCGCCCGCTCCTCGCGGCGCTCCGGAGCGCCGCGCCGGTCGTCCTGCTCATCGACGAGGTCGATCGTGCGGATCCTGAGTTCGAGGCGTTCCTCCTCGAGGTGCTCTCCGACATGCAGGTCACGATCCCCGAGCTCGGCACGATCCGCGCCGCGCGCCCGCCGCTCGTCCTGCTGACGACGAACGCGACGCGCGAGATGACCGAGGCGCTGCGCCGCCGGTGCCTGCACGCGTTCCTGGACTACCCGCCGCCGTCGCGCGAGGTCGCCATCCTGAAGGTCGCCCTCCCGGGGATCGAGCCCCGCCTCGCGGCGCAGATCGTGGCGTTCGTCGGCGCCCTGCGGGCCATGGATCTGCGGAAGTCTCCCGCGATCAGCGAGACGATCGACTGGGCCCGCGCGCTGCTCCTGCTCGGCAAGCGCGCGGTGACGCCGGAGATCGCGCGCGACACGCTCGGCGTCCTGCTCAAGCACCAGAGCGACCGCGGCGACGCGGAGGCGAAGCTCGGCGCCCTCGTGCGGGCCGCCGAGCACGCGGGCGCGGGCGAGCCGGCTACCTGA
- the dnaE gene encoding DNA polymerase III subunit alpha, producing the protein MTAEFIHLHVHSQYSLLDGSLRVKDLAARAKSLGMRAVALTDHGNMFGAIQHYKACKDQGIGAIIGCEVNVARSWGASAGQVSRSGVDETPVDHLVLLAASEEGYKNLVRIVSKGHVDPASGLAPSVRLDTVAQYSAGLIGLTGCMGGVVAQRILEQGEGEGREALSRLRDCFQPGSLYVELQDHGLVEQSVLNGILARAAGDLGLPLVATNDAHFGAREDGEGQLYLSCIAANRTFAEASAAHHGSFEMFLKPADEMMHLFRDHPQAVRSTLEIAERCSTLKLKLGKPMLPTFPLPSGFADSAAYFRHVAHDGLTKRLAQIAQTGRRVDEATYRARLDVELNVIVQMDFPGYFLIVWDFIKYAKDHGIPVGPGRGSGAGSLVAYAMEITDLDPLPYNLLFERFLNPERVSMPDFDVDFCMDRRDEVISYVTKKYSKEADKPSVGQIATFHELKARSVIKDVARAMAFPANEAQKIASLIPQKSPGIMYTIPEALDIEPKLKALKESDPTVAELLKQAQKLEGLTRHAGMHAAGVVISEGPLWDHVPCFKNGEQLVTQYYKDDAELAGLVKFDFLGLKTLTVIDIAVRLVNARPDLADKEGKRFDVNTVPLDDTATYALLQSGETTGVFQLESSGMQQLFKDLKPDAFEDIVAAVALYRPGPLGTGMVKDFVDCKHGRKPIEKMHPLVDELLQPTYGVIVYQEQVMQIAQKLAGYTLGGADLLRRAMGKKKPEEMAKQKATFVDGSLKNGVKGEDAERIFGLLEYFAGYGFNKSHSAAYALLTYQTAYLKAHYPVEFLCALMTADRDKIEKVVRIIAEGRAWGVEILPPEINESKTDFTVVYSAKPATNGKRMAGTRRGGSRVRDPYDPKIRFGMGAIRGVGESALEAILEARDAGGAFADLFDFAERVDPRRVNKGVFEALVQCGAFDASLHARGISRARAFTGIDRALERSRSASKERNSAQIGLFAAVASKSEVRLDDYPMAEDWDLRETLSREKQSLGFYVSGHPLDRYGVDMNRFDVTAVSALAGMDAWARVRVGGMVEGYRERIFKGGGGKIAFFVLEDTTGRVEVKVREKQIESYADLLNRGEPVLISGKISFPMVEEGAEEAEAAPREPTLLLDEVQPLADAILAQTRSVAITLKSRSARREHIDRLGALLRASPGVCPVQLVIQLDDGAEAVLALGRDLRVEPNDAMLGRLEKLFGEKVAELR; encoded by the coding sequence ACGAGACGCCCGTCGATCACCTCGTGCTGCTCGCCGCGTCCGAGGAGGGCTACAAGAACCTCGTCCGCATCGTCTCCAAGGGGCACGTCGATCCCGCGAGCGGGCTCGCGCCGAGCGTGCGGCTCGACACGGTGGCGCAGTACAGCGCGGGGCTCATCGGCTTGACCGGCTGCATGGGCGGCGTGGTCGCCCAGCGGATCCTCGAGCAGGGCGAGGGGGAGGGGCGCGAGGCGCTCAGCCGGCTCAGGGACTGCTTCCAGCCGGGGAGCCTCTACGTCGAGCTGCAGGACCACGGGCTGGTCGAGCAGTCGGTGCTCAACGGCATCCTGGCGCGGGCGGCGGGCGATCTGGGGCTTCCGCTCGTCGCGACCAACGACGCGCACTTCGGCGCGCGCGAGGACGGCGAGGGGCAGCTCTACCTGTCGTGCATCGCGGCCAACCGCACGTTCGCGGAGGCGAGCGCCGCGCACCACGGCAGCTTCGAGATGTTCCTCAAGCCCGCCGACGAGATGATGCACCTGTTCCGCGACCACCCGCAGGCGGTGCGCTCGACGCTCGAGATCGCCGAGCGGTGCTCGACGCTCAAGCTCAAGCTCGGCAAGCCGATGCTCCCGACGTTCCCGCTGCCGAGCGGGTTCGCGGACTCGGCAGCGTACTTCCGGCACGTGGCGCACGACGGCCTCACGAAGCGGCTCGCCCAGATCGCGCAGACGGGCAGGAGAGTGGACGAGGCGACCTACCGCGCGCGGCTCGACGTCGAGCTCAACGTCATCGTTCAGATGGACTTCCCAGGCTACTTCCTCATCGTCTGGGACTTCATCAAGTACGCCAAGGACCACGGCATCCCGGTCGGGCCGGGCCGCGGCTCGGGCGCGGGCTCGCTCGTCGCCTATGCCATGGAGATCACCGATCTCGATCCGCTGCCGTACAACCTGCTGTTCGAGCGCTTCCTGAACCCGGAGCGCGTGAGCATGCCGGACTTCGACGTCGATTTCTGCATGGACCGGCGCGACGAGGTCATCTCCTACGTCACCAAGAAGTACAGCAAGGAGGCCGACAAACCCTCCGTCGGGCAGATCGCGACGTTCCACGAGCTCAAGGCGCGGAGCGTGATCAAGGACGTCGCGCGGGCGATGGCGTTCCCCGCGAACGAGGCGCAGAAGATCGCGAGCCTCATCCCGCAGAAGAGCCCGGGGATCATGTACACGATCCCGGAGGCGCTCGACATCGAGCCGAAGCTCAAGGCCCTCAAGGAGAGCGATCCCACGGTCGCGGAGCTCCTGAAGCAGGCGCAGAAGCTCGAGGGGCTGACGCGGCACGCGGGCATGCACGCCGCCGGCGTCGTGATCAGCGAGGGGCCGCTCTGGGATCACGTCCCCTGCTTCAAGAACGGCGAGCAGCTCGTCACGCAGTACTACAAGGACGACGCCGAGCTGGCCGGGCTCGTGAAGTTCGACTTCCTCGGGCTGAAGACGCTCACCGTCATCGACATCGCGGTGCGGCTCGTGAACGCGCGGCCGGACCTCGCGGACAAGGAGGGCAAGCGCTTCGACGTGAACACGGTGCCGCTCGACGACACCGCCACCTACGCGCTCCTCCAGTCGGGCGAGACCACGGGCGTGTTCCAGCTCGAGTCGAGCGGCATGCAGCAGCTCTTCAAGGACCTCAAGCCGGACGCCTTCGAGGACATCGTCGCCGCCGTGGCGCTCTACCGGCCCGGGCCGCTCGGCACCGGCATGGTGAAGGACTTCGTCGACTGCAAGCACGGCCGCAAGCCGATCGAGAAGATGCACCCGCTCGTCGACGAGCTCCTCCAGCCGACGTACGGCGTCATCGTCTACCAGGAGCAGGTCATGCAGATCGCGCAGAAGCTCGCGGGCTACACGCTCGGCGGCGCCGATCTGCTCCGGCGCGCCATGGGCAAGAAGAAGCCCGAGGAGATGGCGAAGCAGAAGGCGACGTTCGTCGACGGCTCGCTCAAGAACGGGGTGAAGGGCGAGGACGCCGAACGCATCTTCGGGCTCCTCGAGTACTTCGCGGGCTACGGCTTCAACAAGAGCCACTCGGCGGCGTACGCGCTGCTCACCTACCAGACGGCGTACCTCAAGGCGCATTACCCGGTCGAGTTCCTCTGCGCGTTGATGACCGCCGACCGCGACAAGATCGAGAAGGTCGTGCGGATCATCGCGGAGGGGCGCGCGTGGGGGGTCGAGATCCTCCCGCCCGAGATCAACGAGTCCAAGACGGACTTCACCGTCGTCTACAGCGCGAAGCCGGCGACGAACGGCAAGCGCATGGCCGGCACCCGGCGCGGAGGCTCGCGGGTGAGGGACCCGTACGACCCGAAGATCCGCTTCGGAATGGGCGCGATCCGCGGCGTCGGCGAGTCGGCGCTCGAGGCGATCCTCGAGGCGCGGGACGCGGGCGGCGCGTTCGCGGATCTGTTCGACTTCGCCGAGCGGGTCGATCCGCGGCGGGTCAACAAGGGAGTGTTCGAGGCGCTCGTGCAGTGCGGCGCGTTCGACGCGAGCCTCCACGCGCGGGGCATCTCGCGGGCGCGGGCGTTCACCGGCATCGACAGGGCGCTCGAGCGCTCGCGCTCCGCGAGCAAGGAGCGGAACAGCGCGCAGATCGGCCTGTTCGCGGCGGTGGCGTCCAAGAGCGAGGTGAGGCTGGACGATTACCCGATGGCCGAGGACTGGGATCTGCGCGAGACGCTCTCGCGGGAGAAGCAGTCGCTCGGGTTCTACGTCTCGGGGCACCCGCTCGATCGGTACGGCGTCGACATGAACCGCTTCGACGTGACCGCGGTGAGCGCGCTGGCCGGCATGGATGCCTGGGCCAGGGTGCGCGTCGGCGGGATGGTCGAGGGCTACCGCGAGCGCATCTTCAAGGGAGGTGGCGGCAAGATCGCGTTCTTCGTGCTCGAGGACACGACCGGCCGGGTCGAGGTCAAGGTGCGCGAGAAGCAGATCGAGAGCTACGCGGACCTCTTGAACCGAGGGGAGCCGGTCCTGATCTCGGGGAAGATCAGCTTCCCGATGGTGGAGGAGGGGGCCGAGGAGGCCGAGGCCGCGCCGCGCGAGCCGACCCTGCTGCTCGACGAGGTGCAGCCGCTCGCCGACGCCATCCTCGCGCAGACGCGGAGCGTGGCGATCACGCTGAAGTCGCGCAGCGCCAGGCGCGAGCACATCGATCGGCTCGGGGCGCTGCTGCGGGCGAGCCCCGGGGTGTGCCCGGTGCAGCTCGTGATCCAGCTCGACGACGGGGCAGAGGCGGTGCTGGCGCTGGGGCGCGATCTCCGCGTCGAGCCCAACGACGCCATGCTCGGGCGGCTCGAGAAGCTGTTCGGCGAGAAGGTGGCCGAGCTCAGGTAG